From the Palaemon carinicauda isolate YSFRI2023 chromosome 42, ASM3689809v2, whole genome shotgun sequence genome, one window contains:
- the LOC137633063 gene encoding sericin-2-like — MKTFITLLIFALSLQANGNPALGSESDRAESLESLESSESEFAVCANETLCTDVGGYCYNKLAGEVCPDVIDSTLCAGTSCSCCHPSLGSESDQAESPESLESSESALGSESGEAESSESSKSSESGLGPQNSLGSESGEAESSESSKSSESGLGSESAEAESSESSKSSESGLGSESGQTESSESSGSLESGSGPKNCRKVLQILPLEIHITCLGSESGQTKSSESSKSLKSGLGPQNCRKVIQILPLEIPITSFGSELGQAESSESSESSESAPGSESGQAESSESSESALGSESGQTESSESSESLESALGSESGQAESSESSESSESDRTLFGGGASPKNANSFPFTALGSESGQAESSESQESPELV; from the exons cTCTCGGATCAGAATCAGACAGAGCTGAATCACTGGAATCATTGGAATCTTCGGAATCAG AATTCGCAGTGTGTGCAAACGAAACCTTGTGCACCGATGTAGGTGGTTACTGCTACAATAAACTTGCTGGTGAAGTATGCCCTGACGTCATTGATTCAACTCTGTGCGCTGGTACCAGTTGTAGCTGTTGTCACCCTT cTCTCGGATCAGAATCAGACCAAGCTGAATCACCGGAATCATTGGAATCTTCGGAATCAG CTCTCGGATCAGAATCGGGCGAAGCTGAATCATCGGAATCCTCGAAATCTTCGGAATCAGGTTTGGGACCTCAAAATT cTCTCGGATCAGAATCGGGCGAAGCTGAATCATCGGAATCCTCGAAATCTTCGGAATCAG gTCTCGGATCAGAATCGGCCGAAGCTGAATCATCAGAATCCTCGAAATCTTCGGAATCAG gTCTCGGATCAGAATCAGGCCAAACTGAATCATCGGAATCCTCCGGATCTTTGGAGTCAGGTTCGGGACCTAAAAATTGTAGAAAAGTCCTTCAGATCCTTCCTCTGGAAATCCACATTACAT gTCTCGGATCAGAATCAGGCCAAACAAAATCATCGGAATCCTCGAAATCTTTGAAGTCAGGTTTGGGACCTCAGAATTGTAGAAAAGTCATTCAGATCCTTCCTCTGGAAATCCCGATTACAT ctTTCGGATCAGAATTAGGCCAAGCTGAATCATCGGAATCCTCGGAATCTTCGGAATCAG cTCCCGGATCAGAATCAGGCCAAGCTGAATCATCAGAATCCTCGGAGTCAG CTCTGGGATCAGAATCAGGCCAAACTGAATCATCAGAATCCTCGGAATCTTTGGAATCAG CTCTTGGATCAGAATCAGGCCAAGCTGAATCCTCGGAATCCTCGGAATCTTCGGAATCAG ATCGAACTCTCTTCGGAGGCGGAGCCAGCCCAAAGAATgctaatagttttccttttacagcTCTCGGATCAGAATCAGGCCAAGCCGAATCATCGGAATCCCAGGAATCTCCAGAATTAGTTTAG